The following DNA comes from Deltaproteobacteria bacterium.
AAAAAGCACGCGTCGAAGCTGAACGCGCCAATGAACTTAAATCCGCATTCCTTGCAAATATGTCCCATGAAATTCGGACACCGCTCGGCGCGATGATGGGTTTTGCAGACCTACTTCGCGATCCAGAACTAGTTCCAGCTGAAAGAGCAAACTACCTTGATGTGATCACTCGAAACGGCGAAAACCTCGCAATCATTATTAACGACATTCTTGACCTTTCAAAAGTTGAAGCTGGGCACTTAACGCTCGAATTTGCCGATGTTTATCCGGCGAAGATTGCAGAAGAAGTCGTCACGCTACTTAGCATGAAAGCAAAAGAGAAAAACTTGATACTTGAATATACCTCTGGCGAAGATTCGCCAAAGAAAATTGTGACTGATCCATTCAGGGTGCGACAAATCTTAGTGAACCTCGTTGGCAATGCGATTAAATTTACTCAAGCCGGTTCTGTTAAAATCCGCTGCTATGGATGCAAGACAAAAAACGGTCGAAATGCAGTTTGCTACGAAATTGAGGATACAGGAATTGGCATACCTGAATCACAAAAAGAGAAGGTCTTTGAGGTATTTGTGCAGGCAGACGGTTCAATGACCAGACGCTTTGGTGGAACTGGCCTTGGCTTAGCTCTTTCAAAAAGACTGGCGAATGAAATGGGTGGCGACGTTTCGATTGTAGAAGCCCAAGAAGGTGTTGGCAGTACATTTAAAGTTGTGATTGAGGACAAGCCAAAAAAGAGAAGCCTTGTTGAAGGGAATCAACAAATAATTCCGCACGAGCAAGTGGTAAGAGATCAAGCGCTTAAAGGTCTTCATATCTTGGTTGTCGATGATGCTCCAGATAACCAATTGTACCTTTGGCTCTTTTTGAGGAAGCACGGAGCTATCGTTGAGTCTGCCGAAAATGGCTTGCTCGGATACAAATTTGCGCTCACTGATAAATTTGATCTTGTGTTGATGGATATACAGATGCCAGTGATGGATGGGTACACAGCTACGGAAAAACTTCGTGAGCAGGGGTACAGAAAGCCCATCATAGCTCTTTCGGCGCATGCTATGTCAGAGGTTCGGAAGAAGGCATTGAACGTCGGTTATACCGACTATCTTACTAAGCCAATCAACGTTAACGAGCTTATTGGTAAGATTGTTAGGTATACTTCCCATAAAGAAAATACGTAGAACTCAAGAAAATCATTTCAGAAGTTGGTGAGACTCTGAAAATCATGAAGCCCCTAAAGCCCCCAAAAAATTAAATAATAATGGATCTTAGTTTTGATTCGTTGGTCTTGGAACCCCGGGAAGGTTCTACACCGGAGAAATTGGCGTCCCCTACGAGATTCGAACTCGTGTCTGCTCCGTGAAAGGGTAGAGCAGGGGAAGATAAAAACTCACTTAAAATCATATAGATAAGACCTATTTTTGAAATACTTTGGTTGCTAGATTTAGCGCTATAATTAGCAGCAGTGAGCAGTAGTTACCATTTTCTGTACATAAAAAAAATTGGATTAAAATAATATCAATTTAATAGAAATTTTAAAATTAGAAGGAGAAATTAAAAATGGAAGTTTCAAAATTTATTGTCGGTGTTTTAACCATTGCATTAACACTTTTCTTTTTGGGAAAATTAACTCCCGGAATTTTATTTATGGCACAAAAAGCCAGCCAAGGATTTAGTGATAACGAAAGTTTTAAGTTGGGAAAGTTTAACCGTAGTTTGCAGAAGTGAGGGAAGTTTTTTTTGGTTTAAGAATTTAATTTGTTACTGAAGTTTCAAGTTCAGTTTATAGTTAATTAATTCTCTAAATAAGATCAGCTAGGCTTTGTTTGCCTTTACGTTGAAAGTATTTTTTTATAGTTGACTCGTCCCAATCGGGATCAATGAAACAAGTTTTATTATTTGTTAATTCTTCAAAATCGATAATTTCTTCGGAAGGACACAATCCAAAAGCTATTTCATCATATCGAAATGTAAAGTCTCCCACGTGCCTCCATTCTCTTTCCCAACGATAATCAGTGCTGCCGCCTTTCGCTGTATGCAGCTTTGGACCAAAGGATTCGTAAAGTGGTAAAAGCGGCTTACAGGTTTGTCTATTTACAGGATTCCCTTGAATATTAATTGCACTGACAATCGCTTTACTAT
Coding sequences within:
- a CDS encoding response regulator, producing the protein MEECPIDNAQAELKPLQNQEEIFTDKYGRLFPVSYSVAPLESNGEVVGSVLEFRDISEQKKIENDLEKARVEAERANELKSAFLANMSHEIRTPLGAMMGFADLLRDPELVPAERANYLDVITRNGENLAIIINDILDLSKVEAGHLTLEFADVYPAKIAEEVVTLLSMKAKEKNLILEYTSGEDSPKKIVTDPFRVRQILVNLVGNAIKFTQAGSVKIRCYGCKTKNGRNAVCYEIEDTGIGIPESQKEKVFEVFVQADGSMTRRFGGTGLGLALSKRLANEMGGDVSIVEAQEGVGSTFKVVIEDKPKKRSLVEGNQQIIPHEQVVRDQALKGLHILVVDDAPDNQLYLWLFLRKHGAIVESAENGLLGYKFALTDKFDLVLMDIQMPVMDGYTATEKLREQGYRKPIIALSAHAMSEVRKKALNVGYTDYLTKPINVNELIGKIVRYTSHKENT